The Cloeon dipterum chromosome X, ieCloDipt1.1, whole genome shotgun sequence genome includes a window with the following:
- the LOC135945722 gene encoding uncharacterized protein LOC135945722, with the protein MRLAVGVLAASVVLLAANDCCAKPTKFANRRGLLEDITEFINLVPLEKIETVIKQWINKDPSVNAAFKFLDSGRYKEIIDQGSRVSEFKNYLDFLEKSRAPAHDLWNFYRLLIGLDPLKQLAKQTPPTLRTIDAAPLLQMVDECLEQIDKQQFEDLYNRKIEESEDFKYFVDRMDTKEHINVRNALRESAEFKEIVSELLSNGIDMYGVFKKIFRFFFPGGIPHSSLTLFP; encoded by the exons CGTGCTTGCTGCTTCGGTCGTTTTGCTGGCCGCTAACGACTGCTGTGCCAAACCGACCAAATTCGCAA aTCGCAGAGGATTGCTGGAAGACATTACCGAATTCATAAATTTGGTCCCTCTTGAGAAAATTGAGACGGTGATAAAGCAATGGATCAACAAGGATCCCAGCGTCAACGCagcttttaaattcttggattcCGGTCGCTACAAGGAAATCATTGATCAAGGAAGTCGTGTTTCcgaattcaaaaattatctcgACTTTTTGGAAAAGTCGCGGGCTCCTGCCCACGATCTTTGGAACTTCTACAGATTACTCATTGGACTGGACCCTTTAAAGCAGCTGGCGAAACAAACGCCACCGACGCTAAGAACAATAGACGCTGCTCCGTTGCTGCAGATGGTTGATGAATGCCTTGAGCAGATCGATAAGCAGCAGTTTGAGGACCTTTACAATCGAAAGATAGAGGAGAGCGAGGATTTCAAGTATTTCGTGGACAGGATGGACACCAAGGAGCATATTAATGTTCGAAACGCGCTGAGGGAGAGCGCAGAATTTAAGGAAATCGTCAGCGAGCTTCTCTCCAACGGAATCGACATGTATGGTGTTTTCAAGAAGATTTTTAGATTCTTCTTTCCAGGTGGAATTCCTCACTCCTCACTAACTCTGTTTCCATGA